In a single window of the Bradyrhizobium sp. ORS 285 genome:
- a CDS encoding DMT family transporter, translating into MSMLSRISTANDERSARLAGIGLMLLSIAMFSFGDALGKFLVSTYAVGQLLWLRACAALLLLAPFIWRNRSAFLQLERPWLQLVRVILSTLEVAAFFLATVYLPLADVITYYLAGPIFVTALSALVLREHVGWRRWTAILIGFCGVLIALRPSAQTFSLPALIALGGSLSFAVLMLITRSLRSTPDIVMASSQFVGTFLLGAAMSAFGWVTPTPGSLVLFAAAGLISVTALFCVNRSLKLAPASVVVPYQYTMIVWAVLFGFVVFGDVPHPATIIGAIIIIGAGLYIYLRERGLGQGAGAVNPPV; encoded by the coding sequence ATGAGCATGCTCTCCCGAATCTCCACCGCCAATGACGAGCGTTCCGCGCGGCTGGCCGGCATCGGCCTGATGCTGCTGTCGATCGCGATGTTCTCGTTCGGCGACGCGCTGGGCAAGTTCCTGGTCTCGACCTATGCCGTCGGCCAGCTGCTGTGGCTGCGCGCCTGCGCGGCGCTGCTGCTGCTCGCGCCGTTCATCTGGCGCAACCGCAGTGCATTCCTGCAGCTCGAACGCCCCTGGCTGCAACTGGTGCGCGTGATCCTGTCGACGCTCGAGGTCGCGGCGTTCTTCCTCGCCACCGTCTATCTGCCGCTCGCCGACGTGATCACCTACTATCTCGCCGGGCCGATCTTCGTCACGGCGTTGTCGGCGCTGGTGCTGCGCGAGCATGTCGGCTGGCGGCGCTGGACCGCGATCCTGATCGGCTTTTGCGGCGTGTTGATTGCGCTGCGTCCGTCGGCACAGACCTTCAGCCTGCCGGCGCTGATCGCGCTCGGCGGCAGCCTCTCGTTCGCCGTGCTGATGCTGATCACGCGCAGCCTGCGCTCAACGCCCGACATCGTGATGGCGTCGTCGCAATTCGTCGGCACCTTCCTGCTCGGTGCTGCCATGTCCGCATTCGGCTGGGTGACGCCGACGCCCGGCAGCCTGGTGCTGTTCGCCGCCGCCGGCCTCATTTCGGTGACCGCGCTGTTCTGCGTCAACCGCTCGCTGAAGCTGGCGCCGGCCTCGGTGGTCGTGCCCTATCAGTACACGATGATCGTCTGGGCCGTCCTGTTCGGCTTCGTCGTGTTCGGCGACGTGCCGCATCCGGCGACGATCATCGGCGCCATCATCATCATCGGCGCCGGCCTCTACATCTACCTGCGCGAACGAGGTTTGGGGCAGGGCGCGGGCGCGGTGAATCCGCCGGTGTAG
- the rpmA gene encoding 50S ribosomal protein L27, which translates to MAHKKAGGSSRNGRDSKGKRLGIKAFGGERVIPGNIIARQRGTTWHPGLNVGMGTDHTIFAKVEGVVEFHDRANRTFISVRPVLAEAAE; encoded by the coding sequence ATGGCTCATAAAAAGGCAGGCGGTTCATCCCGCAACGGACGCGACTCCAAGGGCAAGCGCCTCGGCATCAAGGCGTTCGGCGGCGAGCGCGTGATTCCCGGCAACATCATTGCGCGTCAGCGCGGCACGACCTGGCATCCCGGCCTCAACGTCGGCATGGGCACCGACCACACGATCTTCGCGAAAGTCGAGGGCGTCGTCGAGTTCCATGACCGTGCCAACCGCACGTTCATCTCGGTACGTCCGGTACTCGCCGAAGCTGCTGAGTAG
- a CDS encoding murein hydrolase activator EnvC, which yields MFAARPPIRTLMSVRRGRACHASLIALMIALPVIPAVAQNGLRPSISGATPQNPPTPEQLKQREQELEAARAAQKAAAEAQERLKSDIASLGEDRGKLNQQLIDVAAQVRTVETRVGEAEIRLRGLDGREQDLRTSLEARRTEIIEVLAALQRAGRRTPPALLVRPEDALQSLRTAMLLGSVIPEMRGRAEKLSTDLGELVAIRKTIASERDKLAGDRDRLRTDQTRLAALVEERQRKQASAEKDMEAESARAAVLAQQIDSLQSLITTMELDLKSAAKAASTASLQGVPVNAKPDANALRNPARKAPAIAFASTKGMLTYPVNGNKIREFGASDGAGGSDKGISLAARPGAQVTTPCDGWVVYAGPFRSYGQLLILNAGGGYHVLIAGMERISVNIGQFVQTGEPVATMGTTSQVASILATNASQPVLYVEFRKDGTPIDPGPWWAANEGEKVRG from the coding sequence ATGTTCGCCGCGCGGCCTCCCATTCGCACCTTGATGTCCGTCCGCCGCGGCCGGGCGTGCCACGCGTCGCTAATCGCGCTGATGATCGCCCTGCCGGTCATCCCGGCAGTCGCGCAGAACGGACTTCGCCCGTCGATCTCAGGCGCGACACCGCAAAACCCGCCGACGCCGGAGCAGCTCAAGCAGCGCGAACAGGAGCTCGAGGCTGCGCGCGCCGCGCAAAAGGCCGCAGCCGAGGCGCAGGAGCGGCTCAAATCCGACATCGCGTCGCTCGGCGAGGATCGCGGCAAGCTCAATCAGCAGCTGATCGACGTCGCCGCGCAGGTGCGCACCGTGGAGACCCGCGTCGGCGAGGCCGAAATCCGGCTGCGCGGGCTCGATGGCCGCGAGCAGGACCTGCGCACCTCGCTGGAGGCGCGGCGCACGGAGATCATCGAGGTGCTGGCCGCGCTGCAACGCGCCGGCCGCCGCACACCGCCGGCCTTGCTGGTCCGGCCCGAGGACGCGCTGCAATCGCTGCGTACCGCCATGCTGCTGGGCTCGGTGATTCCCGAGATGCGCGGCCGTGCCGAAAAGCTCTCGACCGATCTCGGCGAACTCGTCGCGATCCGCAAGACCATTGCCTCCGAGCGCGACAAGCTCGCCGGCGATCGCGACAGGCTGAGGACCGACCAGACCCGCCTTGCCGCCCTGGTGGAGGAGCGCCAGCGCAAGCAGGCCTCCGCCGAAAAGGACATGGAAGCGGAGAGCGCCCGCGCCGCCGTGCTCGCCCAGCAGATCGACTCGCTGCAGAGCCTGATCACGACCATGGAGCTCGACCTCAAGAGCGCCGCCAAGGCCGCGTCGACGGCGAGCCTGCAGGGCGTCCCGGTCAACGCCAAGCCGGACGCAAATGCGCTGCGCAACCCCGCGCGCAAGGCGCCGGCAATTGCGTTCGCCTCGACCAAGGGGATGCTGACCTATCCGGTCAACGGCAACAAGATTCGCGAATTCGGCGCGTCAGACGGCGCCGGCGGTTCCGATAAAGGCATTTCTTTGGCAGCCCGGCCCGGCGCCCAGGTCACAACCCCGTGTGATGGCTGGGTTGTTTATGCCGGCCCCTTCCGCAGCTACGGACAACTCTTGATCCTCAACGCCGGTGGCGGGTATCATGTCCTGATCGCCGGGATGGAGCGCATTTCCGTCAACATCGGGCAGTTTGTTCAGACGGGAGAGCCGGTCGCGACCATGGGTACAACGTCCCAAGTCGCCTCCATTCTCGCAACGAATGCGAGTCAACCAGTGCTCTATGTCGAGTTCCGCAAGGACGGCACTCCAATCGATCCAGGCCCATGGTGGGCCGCAAATGAAGGCGAAAAGGTACGCGGATGA
- the obgE gene encoding GTPase ObgE, translated as MKFLDEAKVYVRSGDGGNGCVAFRREKFIEFGGPNGGNGGRGGDVIIEAVDGLNTLIDYRYQQHFKAQRGGNGSGKDCHGAGGKSVVLKVPVGTQVFDEDRETLIHDFTAVGERFVLSEGGNGGFGNAHFKTPTNRAPRHANPGQPGEERWIWLRMKLIADAGLVGLPNAGKSTFLSKVSAAKPKIADYPFTTLHPQLGVVNADGREFVLADIPGLIEGAHEGAGLGDRFLGHIERCRVLLHLVDATCEHAGKAYKTVRHELEAYAGELTDKVEIVALNKIDAVDPDELKKQKDRLRRAAKKTPLLISGATGDGVKEALRKLADIIGEQPVSNKAKSTAETAATEEPWAAPTPPQG; from the coding sequence ATGAAATTCCTCGATGAAGCCAAGGTCTATGTGCGCTCCGGCGACGGCGGCAACGGTTGCGTTGCGTTCCGGCGCGAGAAGTTCATCGAGTTCGGCGGACCGAACGGCGGCAATGGCGGCCGCGGCGGCGATGTCATCATCGAGGCCGTCGACGGCCTCAACACCCTGATCGATTACCGCTACCAGCAGCATTTCAAGGCTCAGCGAGGCGGCAACGGCTCCGGCAAGGACTGTCATGGCGCCGGCGGCAAGTCGGTGGTGCTCAAGGTTCCGGTCGGCACCCAGGTGTTCGACGAGGACCGGGAGACGCTGATCCACGACTTCACCGCGGTCGGCGAGCGCTTCGTGCTGTCCGAGGGCGGCAATGGCGGCTTCGGCAACGCCCATTTCAAGACGCCGACCAACCGCGCGCCGCGCCACGCCAATCCCGGCCAGCCCGGCGAGGAGCGCTGGATCTGGCTGCGCATGAAGCTGATCGCCGACGCCGGCCTGGTCGGCCTGCCGAATGCCGGCAAGTCGACCTTCCTGTCTAAGGTCTCGGCCGCCAAGCCGAAGATCGCGGACTATCCGTTCACCACCCTGCATCCGCAGCTCGGCGTCGTGAATGCCGATGGCCGCGAGTTCGTGCTGGCCGACATCCCCGGCCTGATCGAGGGCGCGCATGAGGGCGCCGGCCTCGGCGACCGCTTCCTCGGTCATATCGAGCGCTGCCGCGTGCTGCTGCACCTGGTCGACGCCACCTGCGAGCATGCCGGCAAGGCCTATAAGACCGTGCGGCACGAGCTGGAGGCCTATGCCGGCGAGCTGACCGACAAGGTCGAGATCGTCGCGTTGAACAAGATCGACGCGGTCGATCCGGACGAACTGAAGAAGCAGAAGGACCGCCTGAGGCGCGCGGCGAAGAAGACGCCGCTCTTGATCTCCGGCGCGACCGGCGACGGCGTCAAGGAAGCCTTGCGCAAGCTCGCCGACATCATCGGCGAACAGCCGGTCTCCAACAAGGCCAAGAGCACGGCCGAGACCGCCGCGACCGAGGAGCCGTGGGCGGCCCCGACGCCACCGCAGGGCTGA
- a CDS encoding GNAT family N-acetyltransferase: MLQDITTPTLRKARPCVLETPRLTLRPPVLADVTAIAKLADDRRIAENTRRLPHPYSEVDAARFVRTLEHSGETAFVIEHLDAPIGMVGINRPASGRAELGYWLGVDYWGRGFGTEAARAAIDDFFEGGEDNVLIGHARVSNPGSRNILEKCGFQWTGVELHRFEVIGSSAPVDAFRLTRGVWASLKAWANTGRR, encoded by the coding sequence ATGCTGCAGGACATCACCACTCCCACCTTGCGCAAGGCGAGACCTTGCGTCCTCGAGACACCCCGGCTGACGCTGCGTCCGCCCGTGCTCGCGGACGTGACAGCCATTGCCAAGCTCGCCGATGACCGGCGCATTGCCGAGAACACCCGCCGCCTGCCGCATCCCTATTCGGAGGTCGACGCCGCGCGCTTCGTGCGGACGCTGGAGCACAGCGGCGAGACGGCGTTCGTGATCGAGCATCTCGATGCGCCGATCGGCATGGTCGGCATCAACCGGCCGGCCTCGGGGCGCGCCGAGCTCGGCTACTGGCTGGGTGTCGATTATTGGGGCCGCGGCTTCGGTACCGAAGCCGCGCGCGCGGCGATCGATGATTTCTTCGAGGGCGGTGAGGACAATGTGCTGATCGGGCACGCCCGCGTCAGCAATCCAGGTTCGCGCAACATCCTCGAAAAGTGCGGCTTCCAATGGACCGGCGTCGAACTGCACCGCTTCGAGGTGATCGGCTCCTCGGCGCCCGTCGATGCGTTCCGGCTGACCCGCGGCGTGTGGGCGTCGCTGAAGGCGTGGGCGAATACGGGGCGGCGGTAG
- a CDS encoding glutamate-5-semialdehyde dehydrogenase, translated as MTAPLKAIDGSADLPQLMNDLAQRARAAARVLALAPAEQKNRALEAMERLIRARADAIIAANAEDVAEAKAGGMAASFVDRLTLTPARVAGMADGIAVVRGVADPVGVVTESWQRPNGMTIERVRVPLGVIGVIFESRPNVAADAGVLCLKSGNAVILRGGSDSFRSCRAIHECLVDGLREAGLPDAAITLVPTRDRAAVGLLLSGLNGGVDVIVPRGGKSLVARVEAEARVPVFAHLEGVNHVYVDGAADLDMAKSIVLNAKMRRTGVCGAAETLLIDRASQDKIKPLVEMLIGAGCEVRGDDAVRAADARVKPASNEDWDTEYLDAIIAAKVVDGVDGAIAHIHAHGSHHTDAIVTADDAVADKFLNEVDSAIVLHNASTQFADGGEFGFGAEIGIATGKFHARGPVGVEQLTSFKYRIHGTGQTRP; from the coding sequence ATGACCGCGCCTCTCAAAGCCATCGACGGCAGCGCCGATCTGCCCCAGCTGATGAACGACCTCGCCCAGCGCGCCCGTGCGGCGGCGCGGGTGCTGGCGCTGGCGCCGGCCGAGCAGAAGAACCGGGCGCTGGAGGCGATGGAGCGGCTGATCCGTGCCCGCGCGGATGCGATCATTGCCGCCAATGCCGAGGATGTCGCCGAGGCCAAGGCCGGCGGCATGGCGGCGTCGTTCGTCGACCGTCTCACTCTGACGCCGGCGCGCGTCGCCGGCATGGCCGACGGCATCGCCGTCGTGCGCGGCGTCGCCGATCCCGTGGGCGTGGTCACCGAGAGCTGGCAGCGGCCGAACGGGATGACGATCGAGCGTGTCCGGGTGCCGCTCGGCGTGATCGGCGTGATCTTCGAGAGCCGCCCCAACGTCGCAGCCGATGCCGGCGTGCTGTGCCTGAAGTCCGGCAATGCCGTGATCCTGCGCGGCGGCTCGGACTCTTTCCGCTCCTGCCGCGCGATCCATGAGTGCCTGGTCGACGGCCTGCGCGAAGCCGGGCTGCCCGACGCGGCGATCACGCTGGTGCCGACGCGCGACCGCGCCGCGGTGGGCCTGCTGCTGTCCGGCCTGAACGGCGGAGTCGATGTGATCGTGCCGCGCGGGGGAAAAAGCCTCGTCGCGCGCGTCGAGGCCGAGGCGCGCGTGCCGGTGTTCGCGCATCTCGAAGGCGTCAACCACGTCTATGTCGATGGCGCCGCCGACCTCGACATGGCGAAGTCGATCGTGCTGAACGCGAAGATGCGCCGCACCGGCGTCTGCGGCGCCGCCGAGACCCTGCTGATCGATCGGGCGTCGCAGGACAAGATCAAGCCGCTGGTCGAAATGCTGATCGGCGCGGGCTGCGAGGTGCGCGGCGACGATGCCGTGCGCGCAGCCGATGCACGCGTAAAGCCGGCCAGCAACGAGGATTGGGACACCGAATATCTCGACGCGATCATCGCCGCGAAGGTGGTCGATGGCGTCGACGGGGCGATCGCGCATATCCACGCGCACGGCTCGCACCACACCGATGCGATCGTCACCGCGGACGATGCTGTCGCCGACAAGTTCCTCAATGAAGTGGACTCCGCGATCGTGCTGCACAACGCCTCGACGCAGTTCGCCGATGGCGGCGAGTTCGGCTTCGGCGCAGAAATTGGCATCGCCACGGGCAAGTTCCATGCACGCGGGCCCGTCGGGGTCGAGCAGCTGACTAGCTTCAAATACCGCATTCACGGCACCGGTCAGACACGGCCATGA
- the proB gene encoding glutamate 5-kinase encodes MAPRLENFRRIVVKVGSSLLVDSEAGEVRASWLTALAADIARLHGRGCEVLVVSSGSIALGRSRLRLPRGPLKLEESQAAAAVGQIALARIWSEVLGAHGIGAGQILVTLQDTEERRRYLNARSTIGKLLEWRAVPVINENDTVATAEIRYGDNDRLAARVATMASADLLVLLSDIDGLYTAPPAQDPNAKLIPVVESITADIEAMAGSAASELSRGGMKTKIEAAKIATTGGTHMLIASGKIEHPLAAIANGGRCTWFLTPANPVTSRKRWIAGSLEPKGTLTIDAGAVAALRAGKSLLPAGVIKVDGQFARGDAVLVRGPDTHEIGRGLVAYDADDAERIKGRSSPDVAVILGMSGRAEMIHRDDLVIGPAGAAG; translated from the coding sequence ATGGCCCCCCGTCTCGAAAATTTCCGCCGTATCGTCGTCAAGGTCGGCTCGTCGCTCTTGGTCGATTCCGAGGCCGGCGAGGTCCGCGCCTCCTGGCTCACGGCGCTGGCCGCCGACATCGCCCGGTTGCATGGCCGCGGCTGCGAGGTGCTGGTGGTGTCTTCCGGCTCGATCGCGCTCGGCCGCAGCCGCTTGAGGCTGCCGCGCGGACCGCTGAAACTGGAGGAGAGCCAGGCGGCGGCGGCCGTCGGCCAGATCGCGCTGGCGCGGATCTGGTCGGAGGTGCTCGGCGCCCACGGCATCGGCGCCGGCCAGATCCTGGTGACCTTGCAGGACACCGAGGAGCGCCGGCGGTATCTCAACGCGCGCTCGACGATCGGAAAACTGCTGGAATGGCGCGCGGTGCCGGTGATCAACGAGAACGACACGGTGGCGACCGCCGAGATCCGCTACGGCGACAACGACCGCCTTGCCGCGCGCGTTGCGACCATGGCGAGCGCCGATCTGCTGGTGCTGCTGTCGGACATCGACGGCCTCTACACCGCCCCGCCCGCGCAGGATCCGAACGCGAAGCTGATCCCGGTGGTCGAGAGCATCACCGCCGACATCGAGGCGATGGCCGGCAGCGCCGCGTCCGAGCTCTCGCGCGGCGGCATGAAGACCAAGATCGAGGCCGCCAAGATCGCGACCACCGGCGGCACCCATATGCTGATCGCCTCCGGCAAGATCGAGCATCCGCTGGCCGCGATCGCCAATGGCGGCCGCTGCACCTGGTTCCTGACCCCGGCCAATCCCGTCACCTCGCGCAAACGCTGGATCGCCGGCTCGCTGGAGCCGAAGGGCACGCTGACGATCGACGCCGGCGCCGTCGCCGCGCTGCGCGCTGGGAAGAGCCTGCTGCCGGCCGGCGTGATCAAGGTCGACGGCCAGTTCGCCCGCGGCGATGCCGTGCTGGTGCGCGGGCCGGACACCCACGAGATCGGCCGAGGCCTCGTCGCCTACGACGCCGACGACGCCGAGCGCATCAAGGGCCGCTCCTCGCCGGATGTCGCCGTGATCCTTGGCATGTCCGGCCGCGCCGAGATGATCCACCGCGACGATCTGGTGATCGGGCCGGCGGGGGCGGCAGGCTAG
- the rlmH gene encoding 23S rRNA (pseudouridine(1915)-N(3))-methyltransferase RlmH yields MRLIVVAIGRLKQGPERELAERYRERFDDIGRKLGFRGLDIHEIPESRARDAATRMAEEAAAIAAAIPDKAAVVCLDERGQNIDSTTFAGHLGRWRDQGIPATVFVIGGADGLSPEFRRRAKLGVAFGAATWPHQIVRVLLLEQIYRSATILAGHPYHRA; encoded by the coding sequence ATGCGCCTGATCGTGGTCGCCATCGGCCGATTGAAGCAGGGTCCCGAGCGGGAGCTCGCGGAGCGTTACCGCGAGCGCTTCGACGACATCGGCCGCAAGCTCGGCTTTCGCGGCCTCGACATCCATGAGATCCCGGAAAGTCGCGCGCGCGACGCAGCGACCCGCATGGCCGAGGAGGCCGCGGCCATCGCCGCAGCCATCCCCGACAAAGCCGCCGTCGTCTGCCTCGACGAGCGGGGCCAGAACATCGACAGCACAACCTTTGCGGGCCATCTCGGCCGCTGGCGCGACCAGGGCATCCCGGCGACCGTCTTCGTGATCGGCGGCGCCGACGGACTTTCGCCGGAATTCCGGCGCAGAGCCAAGCTCGGGGTTGCTTTCGGCGCCGCGACCTGGCCGCACCAGATCGTCCGCGTCCTGCTGCTCGAGCAAATTTACCGTAGTGCTACGATCCTGGCGGGCCACCCCTATCACCGCGCTTGA
- a CDS encoding S41 family peptidase: protein MMRKTSVILLSAATGAALTLFVSQPRAVLMGSTARAATSDTYRQLNLFGDVFERVRSDYVEKPDDSKLVESAISGMLSGLDPHSSYMDAKSFRDMQVQTRGEFGGLGIEVTMEDGLIKVVSPIDDTPASKAGIQANDIITNLDDEAVQGLTLNQAVEKMRGPVGTKIKLKVMRKGADNPLDVTLTRDNIRVRSVRSRPESDDIAYIRITTFNEQTTEGLKKSIADLQGSIGDKLKGYIIDLRNNPGGLLEEAVTVSDAFLERGEIVSTRGRNAEETQRRSAHAGDLTKGKPVIVLINGGSASASEIVAGALQDHKRATLVGTRSFGKGSVQTIIPLGAGNGALRLTTARYYTPSGKSIQAKGIVPDIEVLQDVPEELKSRTDTKGEASLRGHLKNDGDEKTGSQSYVPPDAKDDKALKMAADLLHGIKNSANTPAPTEKAAADKPAKAAN, encoded by the coding sequence ATGATGCGTAAGACTTCGGTAATTCTCCTGAGCGCGGCCACCGGTGCGGCACTGACCCTGTTCGTGTCGCAACCGCGCGCGGTGTTGATGGGATCGACCGCGCGCGCCGCGACCTCCGATACCTATCGCCAGCTCAACCTGTTCGGCGACGTGTTCGAGCGGGTGCGCAGCGACTATGTCGAGAAGCCCGACGATTCGAAGCTCGTCGAATCCGCGATCAGCGGCATGCTTTCCGGCCTCGATCCGCATTCGAGCTACATGGATGCGAAGAGCTTCCGTGACATGCAGGTGCAGACCCGCGGCGAGTTCGGCGGCCTCGGCATCGAGGTCACGATGGAGGACGGCCTGATCAAGGTGGTGTCGCCGATCGACGATACGCCGGCGTCCAAGGCCGGCATCCAGGCCAACGACATCATCACCAATCTCGACGACGAAGCCGTGCAGGGCCTGACCCTCAACCAGGCCGTCGAGAAGATGCGCGGTCCGGTTGGCACCAAGATCAAGCTGAAGGTCATGCGCAAGGGCGCCGACAATCCGCTCGACGTCACGCTGACCCGCGACAACATTCGTGTCCGCTCGGTGCGCTCGCGCCCGGAGAGCGACGACATCGCCTATATCCGCATCACCACCTTCAACGAGCAGACCACCGAAGGCTTGAAGAAGAGCATCGCGGATCTGCAGGGCTCGATCGGCGACAAGCTCAAGGGCTACATCATCGACCTGCGCAACAACCCGGGCGGCCTGCTCGAAGAGGCCGTGACGGTGTCGGATGCGTTCCTGGAGCGCGGCGAGATCGTGTCGACCCGCGGCCGCAATGCCGAGGAGACGCAGCGCCGCTCGGCGCATGCCGGCGACCTCACCAAGGGCAAGCCGGTCATCGTGCTGATCAACGGCGGCTCGGCTTCGGCCTCGGAGATCGTGGCGGGCGCACTGCAAGACCACAAGCGCGCGACCCTGGTCGGCACGCGCTCGTTCGGCAAGGGCTCGGTGCAGACCATCATCCCGCTCGGCGCCGGCAACGGCGCGCTGCGCCTGACCACCGCGCGCTACTACACGCCGTCCGGCAAGTCGATCCAGGCCAAGGGCATCGTGCCCGACATCGAAGTCCTGCAGGACGTGCCCGAGGAGCTGAAGTCGCGCACCGACACCAAGGGCGAGGCTTCGCTGCGCGGCCACCTCAAGAACGACGGCGACGAGAAGACCGGCTCGCAGTCCTACGTGCCGCCGGATGCCAAGGACGACAAGGCGCTCAAGATGGCGGCGGACCTGCTGCACGGCATCAAGAACAGCGCCAATACGCCCGCGCCGACCGAAAAGGCTGCTGCCGACAAGCCAGCCAAAGCAGCCAACTAA
- a CDS encoding type II toxin-antitoxin system RelE/ParE family toxin, whose product MGRKVVFRDEANAELTALYDYIADHSSPAIAIAYVRRIRDTCLALEQFPERGTRRDDILKGLRTIGFERRVTIAFRILKTRVEIVTVAYGGRDFERELKGKS is encoded by the coding sequence GTGGGGCGTAAGGTCGTCTTCCGGGACGAAGCCAACGCCGAGTTGACGGCCCTTTACGACTACATCGCGGATCACAGCAGCCCGGCCATTGCGATCGCTTATGTGCGGCGGATACGCGACACCTGCTTGGCGCTGGAGCAGTTTCCCGAGCGGGGCACCAGGCGAGACGACATCCTCAAAGGACTGCGGACCATCGGCTTCGAGCGCCGTGTCACAATTGCCTTCCGTATCCTCAAGACGCGCGTGGAGATCGTGACGGTCGCCTATGGCGGGCGCGATTTCGAACGGGAGCTGAAGGGTAAGTCCTAG
- a CDS encoding nicotinate-nucleotide adenylyltransferase, with amino-acid sequence MRIGLLGGSFNPPHQAHRAISLFALKRLQLDRVWWLVTPGNPLKDNGGLHALAERAAAARKVAADPRIEVSCLESVIGTRYTADTIDYLRRRASRLRFVWIMGADNLAQFHRWQKWRHIAAQVPIAVVDRPPRSFRALNAPAARALARYRVAEADASRLADRTAPAWVYLTGLKMSLSSTGLRNPDGSWKSF; translated from the coding sequence ATGCGCATCGGCCTGCTCGGCGGCTCGTTCAATCCGCCGCACCAAGCGCACCGTGCGATCAGCCTGTTTGCGCTGAAGCGGCTGCAGCTCGACCGCGTATGGTGGCTGGTGACGCCGGGCAATCCGCTCAAGGACAATGGTGGGCTGCATGCCCTGGCCGAACGCGCCGCCGCGGCGCGCAAGGTTGCCGCCGATCCGCGCATCGAGGTCAGCTGTCTCGAATCCGTCATTGGCACCCGCTACACTGCCGATACCATCGACTATCTGCGCCGGCGTGCGTCACGCCTGCGCTTCGTGTGGATCATGGGCGCCGACAATCTCGCGCAGTTCCATCGCTGGCAGAAGTGGCGGCACATCGCGGCCCAGGTGCCGATTGCCGTGGTCGATCGCCCGCCCCGCAGCTTCCGTGCCCTGAACGCGCCTGCGGCCCGCGCGCTCGCGCGGTATCGCGTTGCCGAGGCCGATGCCAGCCGGCTGGCGGACCGCACCGCGCCGGCCTGGGTTTACCTCACGGGCTTGAAAATGAGCCTGTCGTCGACCGGGCTGAGGAACCCGGACGGCAGCTGGAAGTCTTTCTGA
- the rsfS gene encoding ribosome silencing factor — protein MKAEETVTIDLHGKSAYSDYMVITTGRSNRHVGSIAENVAKGLKEAGTKKLHVEGLPNCDWVLIDSGDVIVHVFRPEVREFYNLERLWTQGPNPAKTV, from the coding sequence ATGAAGGCGGAGGAGACGGTCACGATCGATCTTCACGGCAAATCGGCTTACTCCGACTACATGGTCATCACCACGGGCCGCTCGAACCGGCACGTCGGATCGATCGCGGAGAACGTCGCCAAAGGCCTGAAGGAAGCCGGAACGAAGAAGCTCCACGTCGAGGGGCTGCCCAATTGCGATTGGGTGCTGATCGATTCCGGCGACGTGATCGTGCACGTGTTCAGGCCCGAGGTCCGTGAGTTCTACAACCTCGAGCGGTTGTGGACGCAGGGTCCGAACCCGGCCAAGACGGTCTAG